CCCCCCCCCCCCCCCCCCCCCGCCCCGCCCCCCCCCCCCCCCCCCCCCCCCCCCATGCGGACCGGGCAGCAGTGCCGGACTCCGGCATCGGCGCGGCGGCGAACGACCCCTCCCCTAACCCCTCCCCCAAGGGGAGGGGGATTCGAGATCGCGGCGATGGAAGCGACGCCGTCATGCCGCGGCGCGCCAGGCGGTGAGCAGTTTGGCGAAGGCGCGGGCGCGGTGGCTGATCGCGTGCTTGGCCGCCGGTTCCATCTCGCCGAAGGTCGCCGCGTGGCCGTCCGGGACGAAGATCGGGTCGTAGCCGAAGCCGCGGTTGCCGCGCGGCGGCCAGACGAGACGGCCCTCGACCCGGCCCTCGAACACGGCCTCGCCGCCGTCCGGCGTCGCCAGGGCGAGCGCGCAGACGAAGGCGGCGGCCCGGTCCGTGTTGTCGCCGAGCGCCCGATTCACTGTTGCCATCGCCAGGGCAAAATCCCGCTCCGGTCCG
This portion of the Rhodospirillaceae bacterium genome encodes:
- the rdgB gene encoding RdgB/HAM1 family non-canonical purine NTP pyrophosphatase, translated to MTPPPLFPLTGELVIASHNAGKVREIGDLLAPLGVAVRAAAALGLPEPDETEDSFAGNALLKARAAAGASGLPALADDSGLAVRALGGAPGIHSARWAGPERDFALAMATVNRALGDNTDRAAAFVCALALATPDGGEAVFEGRVEGRLVWPPRGNRGFGYDPIFVPDGHAATFGEMEPAAKHAISHRARAFAKLLTAWRAAA